From one Bacteroides sp. genomic stretch:
- a CDS encoding mechanosensitive ion channel family protein, with protein MRFKNSFPAFGLILFFLGLIFFPFLDGFGQEPSLPEANQEASVNLSSPYHSIRTHLDFLEAENYYPDSAARAFMYPGVKPEQAREAAIKLKQILDGRGYLIDPEQIPQNTHYTDTVTGNMVFAPLTQFPDIYLIKREGKWTYSLHSIKEIEKLHNEVFPFGIDRFLEVLPHSGTRQFIGLYFWQYLGILIIILLSFLLHKLLTWVFSRLLYRGASQLGYDRLVRPYLLPVAKPLSLFMVFVFIGIVFPVLQLPVEVSKYFIFAFKAILPFFATFVVYRLVDVFSLYLERLSGKSDSNLENHVVPLIRKVLRVFVIIIGGLVILQSIGVNITALLAGISIGGLALALAAQDTLKNLFGSFMIFLDKPFSVGHWITSGDIDGTVEEVGFRSTRVRTFRNSLTYVPNGKLADATIDNHGLRQYRRFYMHIAITYDTPPDLIEVFVEGLRKIVDRSPKTRKDFYIIEFNEMGDFALKIMFYIFFTVPTWPEELKARHEILIEIVRLAEKLGIRFAFPTQTLHMENFPEKRSQTPQYDMDMNEFRKVMEDYFKESQP; from the coding sequence ATGCGTTTTAAAAACTCCTTTCCCGCGTTTGGTCTCATTCTGTTTTTTCTTGGGTTAATTTTTTTTCCTTTTCTTGATGGATTTGGGCAGGAGCCTTCTCTGCCTGAGGCAAACCAGGAAGCCAGCGTCAATCTGAGTAGTCCTTACCACAGCATTCGCACCCACCTCGATTTCCTGGAAGCCGAAAATTATTATCCCGACTCTGCTGCCCGGGCTTTTATGTATCCCGGCGTGAAACCAGAGCAGGCCCGCGAAGCTGCCATCAAGCTGAAGCAGATCCTCGACGGGCGCGGTTACCTCATCGACCCCGAGCAAATTCCCCAAAACACGCACTATACCGATACAGTCACAGGGAACATGGTATTTGCTCCTCTTACCCAGTTTCCCGACATTTACCTGATCAAAAGGGAAGGGAAATGGACCTACAGCCTCCATAGCATCAAAGAAATCGAAAAATTACACAACGAGGTATTTCCCTTTGGCATCGACCGCTTCCTCGAAGTGCTGCCCCACTCAGGCACCAGGCAATTTATCGGTTTGTATTTCTGGCAGTACCTGGGCATCCTGATCATTATTCTCCTGAGTTTTCTGCTGCATAAACTGCTGACCTGGGTGTTCAGCAGGCTGCTCTATCGCGGTGCCTCCCAGCTGGGATACGACCGCCTGGTAAGGCCCTATCTGCTGCCCGTGGCCAAACCCCTGAGCCTGTTTATGGTGTTTGTGTTCATTGGTATCGTATTCCCGGTATTGCAGCTTCCCGTGGAGGTCTCAAAATATTTCATTTTCGCTTTCAAAGCCATCCTGCCTTTCTTTGCCACTTTTGTGGTATACCGATTGGTGGATGTGTTTTCGCTTTACCTTGAAAGGCTTTCAGGAAAAAGCGACTCTAACCTTGAAAACCACGTGGTTCCTCTTATCAGGAAGGTACTCAGGGTGTTTGTGATCATTATAGGCGGGCTCGTCATCTTGCAGAGCATCGGCGTGAACATCACCGCCTTGCTGGCAGGGATATCCATCGGGGGCCTGGCCCTGGCCCTGGCCGCCCAGGACACCCTCAAAAACCTGTTCGGCTCATTTATGATCTTTCTCGACAAGCCCTTCTCTGTAGGACACTGGATCACCAGCGGCGACATCGACGGTACGGTAGAGGAAGTGGGGTTTCGTTCCACCCGCGTGCGAACCTTCCGCAACTCGCTGACCTATGTCCCCAACGGCAAATTGGCCGATGCCACCATCGACAATCACGGCCTGCGACAGTACCGCCGTTTTTATATGCACATTGCCATAACCTACGATACCCCACCCGACCTGATCGAAGTATTTGTTGAAGGACTGCGCAAAATCGTGGATCGCAGCCCCAAAACCCGTAAAGACTTTTACATCATCGAGTTCAACGAAATGGGCGACTTCGCCCTGAAGATCATGTTTTACATCTTCTTTACGGTGCCCACCTGGCCCGAAGAACTAAAGGCCCGTCACGAAATCCTCATTGAAATCGTCCGGCTGGCCGAAAAATTGGGCATCCGCTTTGCATTCCCCACCCAAACCCTGCACATGGAAAACTTCCCTGAAAAACGTTCGCAAACCCCACAGTACGACATGGATATGAACGAATTCAGGAAGGTAATGGAAGACTATTTCAAAGAAAGTCAGCCATAA
- a CDS encoding acyl carrier protein, whose product MSDISTRVKAIIVDKLGVDEKEVTPEASFTNDLGADSLDTVELIMEFEKEFNLAIPDDQAEKISTVGDAIAYIEKNQ is encoded by the coding sequence ATGTCAGACATTTCAACAAGAGTAAAAGCTATCATCGTTGATAAGCTTGGTGTAGATGAGAAAGAAGTTACCCCTGAAGCAAGCTTCACCAATGATTTGGGAGCAGATTCACTGGATACTGTTGAGCTCATCATGGAATTTGAAAAAGAATTCAACCTTGCCATTCCTGACGATCAAGCTGAGAAGATCAGCACTGTAGGTGATGCTATTGCATATATTGAAAAAAATCAATAA
- a CDS encoding IPExxxVDY family protein, with product MPKKIALKLGYESPFTVFSVFTTQKDYRLAWLMNQQLSIELKRIGDYTHSFSESQKAGFPLYHFHYRQYRMPIFLLGNKSTEGAIVTDTPVPDFLVLFCNVSEFFDLKQFQKEMRKIKQVQTLAPLDEKARNKYEDFFYDLEYFLTEQHVI from the coding sequence ATGCCGAAAAAAATTGCTTTAAAGCTTGGTTACGAATCCCCTTTTACGGTTTTCTCGGTGTTTACCACCCAGAAGGATTACCGCCTGGCCTGGCTTATGAACCAGCAGCTGAGTATTGAACTCAAGCGAATCGGCGATTACACCCATTCCTTTTCGGAAAGCCAGAAAGCCGGTTTCCCTTTATACCATTTTCATTACCGGCAATACCGCATGCCTATATTCCTGCTGGGCAACAAAAGCACCGAGGGGGCCATCGTTACCGACACGCCCGTCCCTGACTTCCTGGTTCTTTTCTGTAATGTGAGTGAGTTTTTCGACTTGAAACAATTCCAGAAGGAAATGCGTAAGATCAAGCAGGTGCAGACCCTGGCGCCCCTTGATGAGAAAGCGCGTAATAAATACGAAGATTTCTTTTACGATCTGGAGTATTTTTTAACTGAACAGCACGTAATCTGA
- the fabF gene encoding beta-ketoacyl-ACP synthase II has protein sequence MNLRRVVVTGLGALTPIGNTVPEFWNGLLNGVSGAAPITRFDASKFKTRFACEIKGFDTTAYFDRKEIRKYDPYAQYALIAADEAIKDAGIDPEKVNADRVGIIWGSGIGGLQTFLEAITEFAQGDGTPRFSPFFIPKMISDIAAGHISIKYGFRGPNYTTTSACASAANALVDSFNLIRMGKADIIFSGGSEAAINEAGVGGFGAMKAISERNDDPATGSRPFDKDRDGFVIGEGAGCIILEELDHALARGAKIYAEMVGGGLSADAYHMTSPHPDGLGAFNVMKYTLEDGGLKREDVDHINTHGTSTPLGDISEPRAIVNLFGEHAYKISINSTKSMTGHLLGAAGAIEAIATILAMKYSIVPPTINQFNLDPEIDPKLDFTFHKPVKREINVALSNTFGFGGHNACVAFRKFLQ, from the coding sequence ATGAACCTCAGAAGAGTAGTAGTTACAGGATTAGGCGCTCTTACTCCTATAGGCAATACCGTTCCAGAATTCTGGAACGGTTTGCTTAATGGTGTCAGTGGGGCAGCTCCAATAACCCGATTTGACGCTTCGAAATTTAAGACCCGGTTTGCCTGCGAAATCAAAGGTTTTGATACGACAGCCTATTTTGACCGGAAAGAGATCCGGAAATACGATCCCTATGCCCAGTATGCCCTCATTGCTGCAGATGAAGCAATAAAGGATGCGGGCATTGATCCTGAAAAGGTCAATGCTGACCGGGTCGGGATTATCTGGGGCAGTGGCATTGGCGGGCTTCAGACTTTTCTGGAGGCCATTACCGAATTTGCTCAGGGCGATGGAACCCCGCGTTTCAGTCCCTTCTTTATTCCCAAAATGATTTCGGATATCGCCGCCGGACATATTTCTATAAAATATGGATTCAGGGGCCCCAACTATACCACCACCTCTGCGTGTGCTTCGGCCGCCAATGCGCTGGTTGATAGTTTCAACCTGATTCGAATGGGAAAAGCGGATATCATTTTTAGCGGTGGCTCAGAGGCCGCCATTAATGAAGCTGGTGTTGGTGGATTTGGCGCCATGAAGGCCATCAGCGAGCGCAATGATGATCCTGCTACTGGTTCAAGACCTTTCGACAAGGACCGTGATGGTTTTGTGATCGGTGAGGGTGCCGGTTGTATCATCCTTGAAGAATTGGATCATGCATTGGCTAGGGGTGCAAAGATCTATGCAGAAATGGTTGGAGGTGGCCTTTCGGCCGATGCTTACCACATGACCAGTCCCCATCCCGATGGACTGGGTGCCTTTAATGTTATGAAATATACCCTCGAAGATGGTGGCCTGAAACGCGAAGATGTGGATCACATCAACACCCATGGGACTTCAACCCCTTTGGGCGACATTTCCGAACCCAGGGCCATCGTAAATCTTTTTGGGGAACACGCATACAAAATCAGCATTAACTCCACCAAGTCGATGACGGGGCATTTATTGGGGGCGGCAGGGGCCATTGAAGCCATTGCCACCATCCTGGCCATGAAATACAGCATCGTTCCCCCCACCATCAACCAGTTCAACCTTGACCCGGAAATTGACCCGAAGCTTGATTTCACCTTTCACAAACCAGTGAAACGGGAGATTAATGTAGCTTTGAGCAATACGTTTGGGTTTGGTGGACACAATGCTTGCGTAGCCTTCAGAAAATTTCTGCAATAG
- a CDS encoding phosphoribosylglycinamide formyltransferase, translated as MLHKGAKIRLAMLASGSGTNVANFIEYFRLHDIIEVALVVSDNPDAMVLKRAAKTQVPHVVVHKEQWKDQELVMGLFRQAQIDFVVLAGFLSLVPSYLILEFPGRIVNIHPALLPKFGGKGMYGMRVHEEVIRQGEYQTGISIHYVNERYDEGEIIFQAGFDIEPDDTPETIALKTHQLEYKHYPRVVEELVRKIIV; from the coding sequence ATGCTGCATAAAGGTGCTAAAATAAGGCTTGCCATGCTGGCTTCAGGCAGTGGTACGAATGTAGCCAATTTTATCGAGTATTTCCGCCTGCATGATATTATAGAAGTGGCCCTGGTGGTGTCCGATAATCCTGATGCCATGGTACTGAAGCGTGCAGCCAAAACGCAGGTGCCGCATGTAGTGGTTCATAAGGAGCAATGGAAGGATCAGGAGCTGGTGATGGGTCTTTTCCGGCAGGCCCAGATCGATTTTGTCGTACTGGCTGGCTTCCTTTCCCTTGTCCCTTCCTATCTCATCCTGGAGTTTCCCGGAAGGATTGTGAATATTCATCCCGCACTATTGCCCAAATTTGGCGGCAAGGGGATGTACGGTATGCGTGTTCACGAGGAAGTGATCCGCCAGGGTGAATATCAGACAGGAATTTCCATTCACTATGTCAACGAACGTTACGACGAGGGAGAGATCATCTTCCAGGCCGGTTTCGATATTGAGCCCGATGATACCCCTGAAACCATCGCTTTAAAAACCCACCAGCTTGAATATAAGCATTATCCCCGCGTGGTGGAAGAACTGGTCCGGAAAATCATTGTATAA
- the rnc gene encoding ribonuclease III: MRFFHSILRKTHASDKALGDALKNILGYYPGNLALYKLALRHRSAATPLTNGFKHSNERLEYLGDAVLGSIIADFLFKKFPYKDEGFLTEMRSRIVSRSNLNALSKKLGLNRLIETSIDGKIAGSSIPGDAFEALVGAIYLDKGYRFTQKILIHQIIACHLDMEELVSKEINFKSKIIEWSQKERKTADFVLVEEIENGKKNRLYLVNLLVDGQVAGSGQDYSIKKAEQKAAAEAWEKLVNNGDQGE; the protein is encoded by the coding sequence TTGCGCTTTTTTCATTCCATTCTAAGAAAAACCCACGCTTCTGACAAAGCGCTGGGAGATGCCTTAAAGAACATTTTAGGTTATTATCCCGGTAACCTGGCCTTGTATAAGCTGGCCCTGAGACACCGTTCAGCAGCCACCCCTCTGACCAATGGATTCAAGCATAGCAATGAGCGGCTTGAATATTTGGGCGATGCTGTATTAGGCTCCATCATTGCTGATTTTCTTTTTAAAAAGTTTCCCTATAAGGATGAGGGGTTTCTGACAGAAATGCGCTCGCGCATCGTGAGTCGCTCCAATCTTAATGCCCTCTCAAAAAAACTGGGCCTGAACCGACTGATTGAAACAAGTATTGATGGAAAGATTGCCGGATCATCCATCCCTGGCGATGCCTTTGAAGCACTGGTGGGAGCCATATACCTTGACAAGGGTTACAGGTTTACGCAAAAGATCCTGATCCACCAGATCATTGCCTGCCACCTCGACATGGAAGAGCTTGTCAGCAAGGAAATCAACTTCAAAAGCAAGATCATTGAATGGAGCCAGAAGGAAAGGAAAACGGCAGATTTTGTCCTGGTGGAAGAAATTGAAAACGGGAAGAAGAACCGCCTTTATTTGGTGAACCTTTTAGTGGATGGACAAGTTGCAGGCAGCGGCCAGGATTATTCTATCAAAAAAGCAGAACAAAAAGCTGCGGCAGAGGCCTGGGAAAAACTTGTGAATAATGGCGATCAGGGGGAATGA
- a CDS encoding glycosyltransferase family 2 protein, which yields MINGKKVVVVLPAYNAGKTLEATYNEIDFSVVDEVILVDDLSKDDTLEVARRLGIRHIVEHARNKGYGGNQKSCYNKALQIGGDIVIMLHPDYQYTPKLIPAMAHLIASGLYHVVLGSRILGKGALAGGMPMIKYLANRGLTFIQNLLMNAKLSEYHTGYRAFSREVLERVNFMANSDNFVFDNQMLAQIWYAGYEIAEITCPTKYFDDASSINLKNSSIYGLGVLKTSLQYRLQKWGWMKFKIFDHEAVH from the coding sequence ATGATCAATGGCAAAAAGGTTGTGGTGGTGCTTCCGGCCTATAATGCAGGGAAGACGCTGGAGGCGACCTACAATGAGATAGATTTTTCGGTAGTGGATGAGGTGATCCTGGTGGATGACCTGAGCAAGGATGATACGCTGGAAGTGGCGCGGCGGCTGGGCATCCGCCATATTGTTGAGCACGCGCGCAACAAGGGCTACGGGGGTAACCAGAAATCCTGCTATAACAAAGCCCTGCAGATCGGGGGGGATATTGTGATCATGCTTCATCCCGATTATCAGTATACGCCAAAGCTGATTCCTGCCATGGCCCACCTGATCGCCTCGGGTCTTTATCACGTGGTCCTTGGTTCGCGAATTCTGGGCAAAGGAGCCCTGGCAGGGGGCATGCCCATGATCAAGTATTTAGCCAACCGGGGGCTGACCTTTATTCAGAACCTCCTGATGAATGCCAAATTATCGGAGTACCATACGGGTTACAGGGCTTTCTCGCGCGAGGTGCTGGAAAGGGTTAATTTCATGGCCAATTCCGATAATTTCGTTTTCGACAACCAGATGCTTGCCCAGATCTGGTATGCGGGCTACGAAATTGCCGAGATCACCTGCCCGACCAAATATTTTGACGATGCCTCAAGTATCAATTTGAAGAACAGTTCCATATACGGGCTAGGGGTGTTGAAAACCTCGCTGCAATACCGCCTTCAGAAATGGGGCTGGATGAAATTCAAAATATTTGACCATGAAGCGGTTCATTGA
- a CDS encoding nitroreductase family protein has translation MNFDQLVIERESTRRYADRPVEAEKIEAILEACRLAPSACNSQPWKFVMVTDRALSLEVAKATFSPMLQFNRFAVLAPVMAVLVMEPAKMLSKIGSTVKDKDLSMIDTGIVASHFCLQAAELGLGTCMLGWFDEKKVRKLLNIPRTKRIPLIITLGYPVDEKKRRKIRKRPDEMASFNQY, from the coding sequence ATGAATTTTGACCAACTGGTAATCGAGCGGGAGAGCACTCGTCGCTATGCTGACCGCCCCGTGGAAGCTGAAAAGATCGAAGCCATCCTTGAGGCATGCCGGCTGGCGCCTTCAGCCTGCAACAGCCAGCCCTGGAAGTTTGTGATGGTCACCGATCGGGCACTAAGCCTTGAGGTAGCCAAGGCCACCTTCAGCCCGATGCTTCAGTTCAATCGTTTCGCGGTACTGGCCCCGGTGATGGCAGTATTGGTGATGGAACCGGCAAAAATGCTTTCAAAAATTGGCAGCACCGTGAAAGACAAGGACCTGTCAATGATCGACACTGGCATCGTGGCCTCTCACTTTTGCCTGCAAGCGGCCGAACTGGGCCTGGGAACCTGTATGCTGGGCTGGTTCGACGAGAAAAAGGTGCGCAAGCTGCTGAACATTCCCAGGACAAAACGAATCCCCCTGATCATTACCCTGGGCTACCCGGTTGACGAGAAAAAGCGCCGGAAGATCAGAAAAAGACCGGACGAAATGGCCTCTTTCAACCAATATTGA
- a CDS encoding family 1 encapsulin nanocompartment shell protein codes for MDILRKSLAPISQKAWDEINDTAKEVLTAALSARKFVDVEGPKGLDFAALSTGRIQVPANQKDAVKYGIHQVLPLVEARIPFELNVWELDNVARGAEDIDLGPMEEAARKIAQFEEKAIYDGFKPGNITGLKNSSDYDALTFPETAEEIMGVITQALAKFNANAIEGPYTLVLNSEKWQMVNSFMRGYPLRKQIENLLGGSIILAPFIKDAYLVSERGGDFKMVIGQDLSIGYESHNNKSVQLYFTESFTFQVIDSAAIIVIK; via the coding sequence ATGGATATTTTAAGAAAATCACTGGCGCCCATTTCGCAAAAAGCTTGGGACGAAATTAATGATACCGCGAAAGAAGTGCTCACGGCAGCGCTCTCTGCCCGCAAATTTGTAGATGTTGAAGGCCCCAAAGGCCTGGATTTTGCCGCCCTTTCCACCGGCCGCATCCAGGTACCTGCCAACCAAAAGGATGCTGTCAAATATGGCATTCACCAGGTTCTTCCCCTGGTAGAGGCTCGCATTCCCTTTGAGTTGAACGTTTGGGAACTGGACAATGTGGCGCGCGGTGCCGAAGACATTGACCTTGGCCCCATGGAAGAAGCCGCCCGTAAGATTGCACAATTTGAGGAAAAAGCCATTTACGATGGTTTTAAGCCCGGCAACATCACGGGGCTTAAAAACAGCTCAGATTACGATGCATTGACTTTCCCCGAAACTGCTGAGGAAATTATGGGTGTCATTACCCAGGCCCTGGCAAAATTCAACGCCAATGCCATCGAAGGCCCCTATACCCTGGTGCTCAACAGCGAAAAATGGCAAATGGTGAACAGCTTTATGCGCGGCTACCCCCTGCGCAAACAGATCGAAAATCTGCTGGGCGGTTCCATCATCCTGGCCCCTTTCATTAAGGATGCCTATTTGGTATCTGAAAGAGGAGGCGATTTCAAAATGGTGATCGGACAAGACCTCTCCATTGGTTACGAGTCGCATAACAATAAATCCGTTCAGCTTTACTTTACCGAATCGTTTACCTTCCAGGTGATCGATTCCGCAGCCATCATTGTGATCAAGTAA
- a CDS encoding choice-of-anchor Q domain-containing protein — protein sequence MRIYILAFCSLFLATQASSGQTITVEGEVMGLWNYDTVKVTGDIHIAEGSTLMIGSGVVVQFQGYFNLLVLGDIQVLGVPDNPVLFTVSDTTGLYELNTPAGGWNGISLMATPEKNWVNAYFEYAHFEYAKAWQGDTLHHGGAIYMSGPVEATFLNCSFAQNRTYLSGAGMYFNSTSPRVERCIFSENQAGHTPPLEEQYGYGGGLCGLNTKAVIRGNVFTGNASTGIGGGMSIDEGDPIIEHNIFEANGSPLGGGLGILRSQVSGTISNNLVLHNTAMFFGGGMALINTRANISNNTIVGNYGGYGGGLYFNAEAFVKVYNTILWGNWANSTTGGSVFIWDSNSIPNFYNCTIDGGQELFDGAAFQGEFIGNISTDPVFSGEGQWPWQLEPQSPAINAGSEDPGFLMLPEFDLSGTPRIQLGRIDMGAFEADSILHTAVPIIETKVLDIQVFPNPALDHTSIRLHNAIPGPVQVLVFDTRGQLAGRVYDGLLEPGSYEFKLDLPASGLRKGVYYIVAKSKEGKASARLLVFSR from the coding sequence GTGCGTATTTATATTCTTGCATTTTGTAGCCTTTTTCTGGCTACCCAGGCTTCTTCAGGCCAGACCATCACTGTTGAGGGTGAAGTGATGGGTTTGTGGAATTATGATACCGTAAAAGTGACCGGCGATATTCACATAGCCGAGGGATCCACACTGATGATTGGCTCAGGTGTGGTGGTGCAGTTTCAGGGTTATTTCAACTTGCTTGTTCTTGGCGATATCCAGGTACTTGGGGTTCCTGATAACCCCGTATTGTTCACCGTCAGCGATACCACGGGTTTGTATGAACTGAATACGCCAGCCGGGGGCTGGAATGGCATTTCCCTGATGGCCACACCTGAAAAGAATTGGGTTAATGCCTATTTTGAATACGCCCATTTTGAATATGCCAAGGCCTGGCAGGGCGATACTTTGCATCACGGGGGTGCCATCTATATGTCCGGGCCGGTGGAAGCCACTTTTTTGAACTGCTCCTTCGCCCAAAACCGGACCTATTTGAGCGGGGCGGGGATGTATTTTAACAGCACCTCTCCAAGGGTCGAACGGTGTATCTTTTCGGAAAATCAGGCTGGTCATACCCCTCCCCTGGAAGAACAATATGGTTATGGGGGCGGGCTTTGCGGCCTGAACACCAAAGCGGTCATCCGGGGAAATGTCTTCACTGGAAATGCTTCCACAGGAATTGGCGGGGGGATGAGTATTGACGAAGGTGACCCCATCATTGAGCACAATATTTTTGAAGCCAACGGCAGCCCACTCGGCGGAGGATTAGGCATCCTGCGCTCCCAGGTTTCAGGTACTATCTCCAACAATTTGGTCCTCCACAATACCGCCATGTTCTTTGGCGGCGGTATGGCGCTGATCAACACCCGCGCCAATATTTCAAACAATACCATTGTCGGGAATTATGGAGGTTATGGGGGCGGACTGTATTTTAATGCTGAGGCATTCGTCAAGGTGTACAACACCATCCTGTGGGGCAACTGGGCCAACAGTACTACCGGTGGTTCGGTCTTTATTTGGGATTCCAACTCCATCCCTAATTTTTATAATTGCACCATTGACGGGGGCCAGGAACTTTTTGATGGAGCAGCCTTTCAGGGTGAGTTTATTGGGAATATCAGCACAGATCCGGTCTTTTCAGGAGAAGGTCAATGGCCATGGCAGCTTGAACCGCAGTCGCCCGCCATTAATGCAGGCAGTGAAGATCCTGGCTTCTTGATGCTTCCCGAATTTGACCTTTCAGGGACTCCCCGCATTCAACTGGGGCGCATTGATATGGGTGCCTTTGAAGCCGATAGTATCCTGCACACTGCTGTACCCATTATTGAAACAAAGGTCCTTGACATCCAGGTTTTCCCTAACCCGGCTTTGGATCATACTTCCATCCGCCTTCATAATGCCATTCCCGGGCCAGTTCAAGTGCTGGTATTCGATACCAGGGGCCAACTGGCAGGCAGGGTTTACGATGGTTTACTGGAGCCCGGGAGTTATGAGTTCAAACTCGATCTGCCGGCTTCAGGCCTGCGTAAAGGCGTTTATTATATTGTAGCAAAATCAAAAGAGGGAAAGGCCTCTGCCAGGCTTCTGGTTTTTTCACGATAA
- a CDS encoding cation:proton antiporter, whose translation MDIQTTLIIVFVGVLVFLAHLFAEFFRSQKIPDVLLLIIIGLVLGPFTGLVDPQFFGGIGSVFTNITLVVILFEGGTNLRFDVLRNVIKGTASLTTVNFIISSILVGLVSLVVFDFDPAMSFMLGAFIGGTASSIVIPMVAQLKINQESKTILILESAVGNVLSLVVGLTFFEALKLGQVNFGLMLGSIMAGFLFSSVIGVVGGIVWSFLIDHMRNLQNSIFTTPAFVFIIYGIAELLGFSGAIAALMFGITLANTDMVPQPVVQRYTSIIPKSLNEIERVFFAEVVFLLKTFFFVYIGVSIMLTDFFSIAVGTILTLLLFAFRIPIVKMSVKPSIPLDDRVVMSMMVPKGLASAVLASLPAQAGMPGGELIQNITYSTVLISIVLNSTLIMLNNRFPMIGKSYGYLLKP comes from the coding sequence ATGGACATTCAAACCACATTAATCATTGTTTTTGTCGGGGTGTTGGTTTTTCTTGCCCATCTTTTTGCCGAATTTTTTCGCAGCCAGAAAATTCCTGATGTCCTTTTGCTGATCATTATCGGATTGGTGCTGGGGCCCTTTACCGGACTTGTTGACCCACAGTTTTTTGGAGGCATCGGGAGTGTCTTTACCAATATCACCCTGGTGGTTATCCTCTTTGAAGGAGGCACCAACCTGCGGTTCGATGTCTTGAGAAATGTCATCAAAGGTACAGCCAGCCTCACCACCGTTAACTTTATTATCAGCAGCATACTGGTTGGGCTGGTTTCACTGGTCGTATTCGATTTTGATCCTGCCATGTCGTTTATGCTGGGCGCCTTTATTGGCGGAACAGCCTCGTCCATCGTAATCCCCATGGTGGCACAATTAAAGATTAACCAGGAATCCAAAACCATCCTCATCCTTGAATCTGCTGTCGGCAATGTCCTTAGCCTGGTCGTGGGTCTTACCTTTTTTGAGGCCCTAAAGTTGGGCCAGGTGAATTTTGGATTGATGCTCGGAAGCATTATGGCAGGTTTTCTGTTCTCCAGTGTCATTGGCGTGGTGGGCGGCATCGTCTGGTCTTTCCTGATCGACCATATGCGCAACCTGCAAAACTCCATATTCACCACCCCGGCTTTTGTGTTCATCATCTATGGCATTGCCGAATTGCTTGGCTTCAGCGGAGCCATTGCTGCCCTAATGTTTGGTATCACCCTGGCAAATACCGATATGGTGCCACAACCCGTGGTGCAACGTTATACAAGCATTATTCCAAAGTCGCTGAACGAAATTGAGCGCGTGTTTTTTGCTGAGGTGGTTTTTTTACTCAAAACTTTTTTCTTTGTTTACATTGGGGTTTCCATCATGCTCACCGATTTCTTCTCCATTGCCGTAGGGACCATCCTGACCCTCCTGCTTTTCGCTTTCCGCATCCCTATTGTGAAAATGTCGGTAAAACCTTCTATCCCACTCGATGACCGGGTCGTTATGTCGATGATGGTACCCAAAGGGCTTGCTTCGGCGGTGCTGGCTTCCCTACCAGCCCAGGCCGGAATGCCCGGAGGCGAATTGATTCAGAACATCACCTATTCGACCGTCCTGATCAGCATTGTCCTCAATTCAACCCTCATCATGCTCAACAACCGATTCCCCATGATCGGAAAATCCTATGGCTACCTGTTAAAACCTTAA
- a CDS encoding ferritin-like domain-containing protein — MSNYHEPTEELTQEARNFSRALNSLKEEIEAVDWYHQRVVTTNDKDLADIMAHNRDEEIEHACMTLEWLRRNMPGWDEELRNWLFKEGDIMGAHGDDHEHDDHDHDDAPKADDDSLGLGKIKK, encoded by the coding sequence ATGTCGAACTATCACGAACCCACCGAAGAGTTAACTCAGGAAGCGCGTAATTTTTCGCGTGCATTAAACAGCCTGAAAGAAGAAATTGAAGCCGTTGACTGGTACCATCAGCGTGTGGTCACTACCAACGATAAGGACTTGGCCGATATTATGGCCCACAACCGCGATGAAGAAATTGAACATGCCTGCATGACCCTCGAATGGCTGCGGCGCAATATGCCCGGCTGGGATGAGGAGTTGCGCAACTGGTTGTTCAAGGAAGGGGATATCATGGGCGCGCATGGCGATGACCACGAGCACGATGACCACGACCATGACGATGCCCCCAAAGCTGACGACGATTCATTAGGATTAGGAAAAATCAAAAAATAA